Proteins from one Mesotoga infera genomic window:
- a CDS encoding alcohol dehydrogenase catalytic domain-containing protein produces the protein MKALFYLGPGKLELREVEKPAGDVVIRVLGAGICGTDLKTYLKGHPMFKPPTILGHECYGRIEATDNYHGSLKVGDTVAVAPYLECGKCDSCKRGVPELCKFKTFVETGCFSEYISMSEEHALRGLFKVEDDPLYSLAEPLACVYNGFEKLGRKPEKLLIVGGGPMGMLLALVGLSEGCETRIVEKSEWRLEYIRRAGIEGSSERPDGTFDSIVLAVNVPELVGEYTPLLADGGSLLLFSGYPKDATISVDPYAVHYREVSITGSFGFGFKHFEKAVGSLSTNRDLFGKLITHRFDMRNAREAFELLNRGRAMKIIFGM, from the coding sequence ATGAAGGCGCTTTTTTATCTTGGACCCGGAAAACTCGAATTAAGGGAAGTCGAAAAACCCGCTGGAGATGTTGTCATAAGAGTTCTCGGGGCGGGAATATGCGGTACCGATCTCAAGACTTATCTCAAGGGTCACCCCATGTTCAAACCCCCGACTATACTGGGTCATGAATGCTACGGAAGGATAGAAGCGACAGACAACTACCACGGCAGTCTGAAGGTCGGTGACACCGTCGCGGTCGCACCATATCTGGAGTGCGGCAAGTGCGATTCATGCAAAAGAGGTGTTCCGGAGCTGTGCAAATTCAAGACCTTCGTGGAGACCGGTTGCTTCAGCGAGTACATATCGATGAGCGAAGAACACGCCCTGAGAGGCCTTTTCAAGGTCGAGGACGATCCTCTTTATTCTCTGGCCGAACCGCTGGCTTGCGTCTATAACGGTTTTGAAAAACTCGGCAGAAAACCGGAAAAACTCCTCATAGTCGGCGGCGGTCCTATGGGTATGCTCCTGGCCCTTGTGGGTCTATCGGAGGGTTGCGAGACCCGTATTGTAGAGAAATCCGAATGGAGACTGGAGTATATCCGTCGCGCCGGAATAGAGGGGAGTTCAGAACGGCCAGACGGTACTTTCGACTCCATAGTTCTGGCCGTCAACGTTCCCGAGCTGGTCGGGGAATACACCCCTCTATTGGCCGACGGGGGGTCTCTATTGCTTTTCAGCGGATATCCGAAGGACGCAACGATAAGCGTCGATCCGTACGCCGTCCATTACAGAGAAGTGAGCATAACCGGCAGTTTCGGTTTTGGGTTCAAACACTTCGAGAAGGCGGTCGGCAGTCTTTCAACAAACCGCGACCTTTTCGGCAAGCTTATAACCCACAGGTTTGACATGAGGAATGCACGAGAGGCTTTCGAATTATTGAACAGGGGTAGAGCGATGAAAATCATATTCGGGATGTGA